In Mercurialis annua linkage group LG5, ddMerAnnu1.2, whole genome shotgun sequence, a single genomic region encodes these proteins:
- the LOC126679925 gene encoding dof zinc finger protein DOF3.1-like: MQDPSMAFDPMKQQFPEQEQLKCPRCDSGNTKFCYYNNYNLSQPRYYCKNCRRYWTKGGALRNIPVGGGSRKNSKRTSSSKRANSDSNSNSDPARLSRRVPEAASSSSTSSISVTTGSGTAPATLSNGNVDDPTRMYRLEADQERKILDMGGSFSSLLSSNAQFGGIFEGLNANGSGLKMVQVGGFGEDLNSGLGESPGRNPGLKVKGGNDNGGGGGDECGGGGGGDGGESFLQNGEWGNSTNGWPDLAIYTPGSNFQ; the protein is encoded by the coding sequence ATGCAAGATCCATCAATGGCATTCGACCCGATGAAACAACAATTTCCAGAGCAAGAACAGTTAAAATGTCCGCGTTGTGATTCGGGCAACACAAAATTCTGTTACTACAACAACTATAATCTCTCACAGCCTCGTTATTACTGCAAGAATTGTCGCCGATACTGGACTAAAGGCGGCGCTTTACGAAACATACCAGTCGGCGGTGGCAGCCGGAAAAATTCTAAACGTACTTCAAGCTCAAAACGAGCTAACTCGGATTCGAATTCGAATTCTGATCCGGCCCGGCTCAGTCGACGGGTGCCTGAGGCAGCTTCGTCGTCGTCGACGTCAAGTATTTCAGTTACTACAGGTTCGGGTACAGCACCGGCGACATTGAGTAATGGGAATGTGGATGATCCGACCCGAATGTATAGATTGGAAGCGGATCAGGAGAGGAAGATATTGGATATGGGTGGGAGCTTTAGCTCATTGTTGTCATCAAATGCTCAGTTCGGAGGCATTTTTGAGGGTTTGAATGCAAATGGGTCGGGTTTAAAAATGGTGCAAGTGGGTGGGTTTGGAGAGGATTTGAATTCGGGTTTGGGTGAGAGTCCGGGTCGGAACCCGGGTTTGAAGGTAAAAGGCGGTAATGATaatggcggcggcggcggcgatgAATGTGGAGGAGGAGGAGGCGGTGATGGTGGTGAGAGTTTCTTGCAAAATGGTGAGTGGGGGAATAGTACAAATGGGTGGCCTGATCTTGCTATTTACACTCCAGGTTCTAATTTCCAATAG